From Rutidosis leptorrhynchoides isolate AG116_Rl617_1_P2 chromosome 3, CSIRO_AGI_Rlap_v1, whole genome shotgun sequence, a single genomic window includes:
- the LOC139900257 gene encoding uncharacterized protein — protein sequence MVGHKCGEGTSRVKGIGKKGSLGGKSKDKRLKGKDKQVKGDSNKYCHEWEVKTYKPHHTCKQSRKLPFCTYKFLSTKVLPKLATNPKIPIKAVKAFLETNLELVISEYKAYRALKTATKVMQGDYQSQYGELRDYILELQRSNPGTTVKLDVEPGNLKSKTRVFKRIYVCLGALKKGFKAIGRDLLGLDGCFMKEPAKGCILTAVGVDSNNGIYPVAYTIVELECGASWTWFLKCLGEDLDLCSNSNFTFISDRQKGLVHAVENLFPCAEHIHCLRHIHGNMKGSFRGVAYKNHLWRCATVTTVPEFEHAMNQLKEFDNAAYGEETKNTKLVDQQSMDNQLSSLLLIWRPELVPVKSGS from the exons ATGGTTGGTCATAAGTGTGGTGAGGGGACCAGCAGAGTAAAAGGAATTGGTAAAAAAGGGAGTTTAGGTGGGAAAAGTAAAGACAAACGTTTAAAGGGTAAAGACAAACAAGTCAAGGGGGATTCCAATAAAT ATTGCCATGAATGGGAGGTGAAAACCTACAAACCCCATCACACTTGCAAACAATCCAGAAAGCTACCATTCTGCACTTACAAATTCTTATCAACCAAGGTGTTGCCCAAATTAGCCACAAATCCCAAAATACCTATTAAAGCTGTTAAGGCTTTTTTGGAAACAAATTTGGAACTTGTAATCTCTGAATATAAAGCATATCGTGCTTTAAAAACTGCAACTAAGGTGATGCAAGGGGACTATCAATCACAGTATGGGGAACTTAGAGATTACATCTTAGAACTGCAGAGGTCTAATCCTGGTACAACTGTGAAACTTGATGTGGAACCTGGTAACCTTAAATCTAAAACTAGAGTTTTCAAAAGAATTTATGTATGTCTGGGAGCACTCAAGAAAGGATTCAAGGCAATTGGTAGAGATTTGTTGGGATTAGATGGTTGTTTCATGAAGGAACCTGCAAAAGGTTGTATTTTAACTGCTGTTGGTGTTGATTCCAACAATGGCATTTATCCTGTAGCATATACCATTGTAGAGCTAGAATGTGGAGCTTCTTGGACTTGGTTTTTAAAATGTTTGGGTGAAGATCTTGATTTGTGCAGCAACTCTAACTTTACATTCATATCAGATAGACAAAAG GGTTTGGTACATGCTGTAGAGAATTTGTTTCCATGTGCTGAGCACATACATTGTTTAAGGCATATTCATGGCAATATGAAAGGTTCATTTAGAGGAGTGGCATATAAAAATCACTTGTGGAGGTGTGCCACTGTGACAACTGTACCTGAGTTTGAACATGCAATGAACCAGTTAAAAGAATTTGATAATGCTGCTTATGGGGAGGAAACCAAAAATACCAAGTTAGTGGACCAGCAATCAATGGACAACCAGCTGAGCAGTTTGTTGTTGATATGGAGACCAGAACTTGTGCCTGTAAAAAGTGGGAGTTAA